A DNA window from Niabella yanshanensis contains the following coding sequences:
- a CDS encoding AtpZ/AtpI family protein: MQQKKYSPWFRYLGITAQLLVLIGLAVYGGINLDERFDIAPLFTVALPLLVLAITFYKLIKETGKKGK, encoded by the coding sequence GTGCAACAAAAAAAGTACAGCCCCTGGTTCCGTTACCTGGGAATTACAGCCCAACTGCTGGTTTTGATCGGCCTGGCCGTTTACGGCGGAATAAACCTTGACGAGCGATTTGATATAGCGCCTTTATTTACAGTAGCCTTACCTTTGCTGGTATTGGCTATTACATTTTACAAACTAATTAAAGAAACAGGGAAAAAAGGAAAATAA
- a CDS encoding SprT-like domain-containing protein has protein sequence MAKKEVPLQQLADYLPEHTFEPVVAYLNFYKVHLTIAKSRKSVLGDYRHSIDTQHHRISVNGNLNKYAFLITLLHELAHLVTFEKYGNRVQAHGKEWKTMYGQILAQFIEKKIFPEDIENELLATLHNPGASTCSEESLQRILYRYDTRKEGYALVEAIPEGEFFRLKDGRIFQKGGKRTKRYSCVEIATNKTYLFSPVYEVQHVPFTP, from the coding sequence ATGGCTAAAAAGGAAGTTCCTTTACAGCAACTGGCCGATTACCTTCCTGAGCATACCTTCGAACCGGTTGTTGCGTATCTGAATTTTTACAAAGTACATTTAACTATTGCCAAAAGCAGGAAATCGGTTTTAGGCGATTACCGGCATAGTATTGATACCCAACATCACCGGATCAGTGTAAACGGAAATCTGAATAAATATGCATTCCTGATTACTTTGTTACATGAACTGGCGCACCTGGTTACCTTTGAAAAATATGGCAACCGGGTGCAGGCACATGGAAAAGAATGGAAAACCATGTATGGCCAGATACTGGCCCAGTTTATCGAGAAAAAAATATTCCCGGAAGATATTGAAAATGAGCTCCTCGCTACCCTGCATAACCCAGGGGCATCTACCTGCTCGGAAGAAAGCCTTCAGCGCATCCTTTACCGCTATGATACCCGAAAGGAGGGCTATGCACTTGTAGAAGCTATTCCGGAAGGAGAATTCTTCCGGCTTAAAGACGGCCGTATATTTCAAAAAGGCGGGAAACGTACCAAAAGATATAGCTGTGTGGAGATAGCGACCAATAAAACCTACCTGTTCAGCCCGGTTTATGAGGTACAGCATGTACCATTCACTCCATAA